The following are from one region of the Roseimicrobium gellanilyticum genome:
- a CDS encoding DUF417 family protein: MKNLLHKGLTLAAGSMTLGMSLTRMGLIVVLVWIGALKIYKYEADGIVPFVANSPFMSFFYKYNAPDYTKHVNPEGAVVPANRAWHEGNHTYPFALGLGAVLVVYGLMIGLNPWLPQVAALGSALVVIMSFVTLSFLITTPESWVPDLGGPEQGFPLLSARGRLVVKDAIMLGAAWVTMADSAARYLRSRS, encoded by the coding sequence ATGAAGAATCTCCTCCATAAAGGCCTCACTCTTGCAGCAGGAAGCATGACGCTTGGCATGAGCCTCACCCGCATGGGCCTCATCGTGGTCCTGGTGTGGATTGGTGCGTTGAAGATCTACAAGTATGAAGCGGATGGCATTGTGCCCTTTGTGGCTAACAGCCCGTTCATGAGCTTTTTCTACAAGTACAATGCACCCGACTACACGAAGCACGTGAATCCCGAGGGGGCGGTGGTCCCGGCGAATCGCGCCTGGCATGAAGGGAATCATACTTATCCCTTCGCATTGGGGCTGGGAGCGGTGTTGGTGGTGTACGGCCTGATGATTGGTCTGAATCCATGGCTTCCCCAGGTGGCGGCACTCGGGAGCGCCCTCGTGGTGATCATGTCCTTTGTCACACTCTCCTTCCTGATCACGACCCCTGAGAGTTGGGTGCCGGATCTTGGTGGTCCAGAGCAAGGATTCCCCCTTCTAAGTGCTCGGGGGCGACTGGTGGTGAAAGATGCCATTATGCTCGGTGCTGCGTGGGTGACCATGGCTGACTCTGCGGCGCGCTACCTACGTAGCAGAAGTTGA
- a CDS encoding DUF1552 domain-containing protein — protein MKSSSRMDRRTFLRASGVAIGLPFLDAMMPLRASGAQQAALKSPRRMVLIGQPLGMYGPNFFPEKAGKDYVASRYLKNLEGMRDRFTVFSGMSHRYAAGHFAEVGIFTGVAPEFIRDKDIKNGISLDQEVASHIGNQTRFRCLNLGGGDVTWNKRGVRIPAEQRATQVFRKLFIAGTPEEEARELQRVKDGQSILDDVGDQIRSLNRKVGTNDRERLDLFLTSVREAEQSLQQDEHWSTTPKPKVEYQTPNNDFGGPQLIERSRQWYDIVHLALQTDSTRVMTLWLGTQERPEIDGVNLGHHDASHHGQDPGKLEQLALIEEAEVKVFGEFIEKMKATKEGDQSLLDHTGVLYTSNLGNSSSHDNNNLPIILAGGTFKHQGHLAYDTKNNMLMSNLFVRMLHHMNIEAQTFGASNGIVSEV, from the coding sequence ATGAAATCATCTTCCCGCATGGATCGCCGCACGTTTCTCCGCGCTTCGGGTGTGGCCATTGGCCTGCCATTCCTCGATGCCATGATGCCTCTTCGGGCTTCCGGAGCGCAGCAGGCAGCTCTGAAGTCTCCGCGCCGCATGGTGCTCATTGGCCAGCCGCTGGGCATGTACGGTCCGAACTTCTTCCCGGAGAAGGCTGGGAAAGACTACGTGGCCAGCCGGTACCTGAAGAACTTAGAAGGCATGCGCGACCGCTTCACCGTGTTCTCGGGCATGTCGCACCGCTACGCAGCTGGACACTTTGCTGAGGTCGGTATTTTCACGGGTGTCGCACCCGAATTCATCCGGGACAAGGACATCAAGAATGGCATCTCGCTGGACCAGGAAGTCGCCTCGCACATTGGAAATCAGACGCGCTTCCGCTGCCTGAATCTCGGTGGTGGCGATGTGACGTGGAACAAGCGCGGGGTGCGCATTCCTGCGGAGCAACGCGCCACGCAGGTCTTCCGCAAGCTCTTCATCGCCGGCACGCCGGAGGAGGAAGCTCGCGAACTTCAGCGTGTGAAGGACGGTCAGAGCATCCTGGATGACGTGGGCGACCAAATCCGTTCACTCAATCGAAAGGTCGGCACCAATGACCGTGAGCGTCTCGATCTTTTCCTCACCTCCGTGCGTGAGGCGGAGCAGTCCCTGCAGCAAGATGAGCACTGGAGCACCACGCCCAAGCCGAAGGTGGAGTATCAAACGCCCAACAACGACTTCGGTGGCCCTCAACTCATTGAGCGCTCCCGCCAGTGGTATGACATTGTGCATCTCGCCCTGCAGACAGACTCCACCCGCGTGATGACGCTATGGCTTGGCACGCAGGAGCGCCCGGAAATCGATGGCGTGAATCTGGGCCACCACGACGCCTCGCACCACGGGCAGGATCCCGGAAAGCTGGAGCAGCTTGCGCTGATTGAAGAAGCCGAGGTGAAAGTCTTCGGCGAGTTCATTGAGAAGATGAAAGCCACCAAGGAAGGTGACCAGTCCCTGCTGGATCACACCGGCGTGCTCTACACGAGCAACCTTGGGAACTCATCCTCCCACGACAACAATAACCTCCCCATCATCCTCGCCGGCGGCACCTTCAAGCATCAAGGCCACCTCGCCTACGACACGAAGAACAACATGCTGATGTCGAATCTCTTTGTCCGCATGCTGCACCACATGAACATCGAGGCACAGACCTTCGGTGCGAGCAATGGGATCGTCAGTGAGGTGTAG
- a CDS encoding helix-turn-helix transcriptional regulator — MEQGRGAARVDYADHEFESPCLLCLSTYQKAKFECGGEVSGWLLRFHANFFCIETHHHAVGCNGVLFNEVYEVPIVRLDADSLDEFRRLMLTLEQELRLQDLAQAEVLMATLKILLIKATRMKIAQQGTEGVAATDRPEPLRQLRELLETHYHQLHSPGEYARRLGISPRTLSDLVRTHFHKTLAELIRDRVMKHARWQLLHTLKPVKQVALEVGYEDEFYFSRLFKRALGCSPQVYREQETLKRKGANLSM, encoded by the coding sequence ATGGAGCAGGGAAGGGGAGCGGCGCGCGTGGACTATGCCGATCATGAGTTTGAATCTCCGTGCCTGCTTTGTCTGAGCACATATCAAAAGGCGAAGTTCGAATGCGGAGGTGAGGTGTCAGGATGGCTGCTGCGATTCCATGCCAATTTCTTCTGCATTGAAACGCACCATCACGCCGTGGGCTGCAATGGTGTGCTCTTCAATGAGGTCTATGAGGTTCCGATCGTGCGGCTGGATGCTGACTCGCTCGACGAGTTTCGTCGACTGATGCTCACGTTGGAGCAGGAACTGCGGTTGCAGGATTTGGCCCAGGCAGAGGTACTCATGGCGACTCTGAAAATTCTGCTCATCAAAGCGACGCGCATGAAGATTGCGCAACAAGGAACAGAAGGTGTCGCAGCAACGGATCGGCCGGAACCACTGCGACAACTTCGGGAACTTCTGGAAACACACTACCACCAATTGCACAGCCCGGGCGAGTATGCTCGGAGGCTCGGCATCTCTCCAAGAACGCTGTCGGACCTGGTCCGCACGCATTTCCACAAGACGCTCGCGGAGTTGATTCGCGACCGTGTAATGAAGCACGCCCGCTGGCAACTCCTGCACACGCTCAAGCCGGTGAAACAGGTCGCGCTGGAGGTCGGGTATGAAGACGAGTTTTACTTCAGCAGACTCTTCAAACGGGCCCTGGGATGCTCCCCGCAGGTCTACAGGGAGCAGGAGACGCTCAAACGAAAGGGCGCCAATTTGTCCATGTAG
- a CDS encoding FAD-dependent oxidoreductase: MPLCYSPIVKLPRFLLAVLASLGLTVASCPAESNRVEADICIYGGTSAGAVAAVQAATMGKSVVLVEAGQHIGGMSVEGLGGTDIDNHAGFQNSPAVGGLALEFYRRIAGNYGRQEAFEAMLRAREKKPALWRFEPHVAEAVFDAWMKEAGVRVLRGHRLAEKDGVKKEGARIVSLRTENGAEIAAKVFIDATYEGDLLDFAGVSFAVGREGNAKYHETKNGIRTDTKHGQLDRRIDPYKTPGDATSGVLFGVQDEPLGEHGEPNEAIQGYAFRLCLTKDPANRIPITKPDNYDSAHHELQRRYLAAGGGIPGPHSSIPNGKTDPGSWHSLAGNFTGWNHHYPTASYAEREKMVKNSRDYIQGVYWFMVNDPAVPEKIRKLWEGWGLCRDEFTDNGGWPRIFYVRNGRRMVSDFVLTEAHVRKENPAPVEDSVGLIWWPPDLHHARRLVKDGAVWNEGAVFDASKTADWIPCGIPYRSLVPKASECTNLLTPTCPSSSYVSYGAYRIEFIFMVAGQSAATAAVVAVDEGLSVQKVSYTKLRERLLKDGQVLAEPEK, translated from the coding sequence ATGCCCCTTTGCTACTCTCCGATTGTGAAACTTCCTCGCTTCCTCCTCGCCGTATTGGCGTCCCTTGGTCTGACAGTTGCATCTTGCCCCGCGGAGTCTAACCGCGTCGAAGCGGACATCTGCATCTACGGCGGCACCAGTGCTGGCGCGGTCGCGGCCGTGCAAGCGGCGACGATGGGCAAATCCGTGGTGCTGGTAGAAGCCGGGCAGCATATTGGTGGGATGAGCGTGGAAGGACTGGGCGGCACGGACATCGATAACCACGCGGGCTTCCAGAACAGCCCGGCGGTTGGGGGATTGGCGCTGGAGTTTTATCGCCGCATTGCTGGGAACTACGGAAGGCAGGAAGCCTTTGAGGCCATGTTGCGCGCCCGGGAAAAGAAGCCGGCGCTGTGGAGGTTCGAACCGCATGTGGCGGAGGCAGTCTTTGATGCCTGGATGAAGGAGGCCGGTGTGCGTGTGCTGCGCGGCCATCGTCTGGCGGAGAAGGATGGCGTGAAGAAGGAGGGTGCGCGCATTGTGAGCCTCCGAACGGAGAACGGTGCGGAGATCGCCGCGAAGGTGTTCATCGATGCCACATATGAGGGCGACCTTTTGGACTTCGCCGGGGTGAGTTTCGCTGTCGGACGCGAAGGGAATGCGAAGTACCACGAGACGAAGAATGGCATCCGCACGGATACAAAGCATGGGCAGCTCGACCGGCGCATCGATCCCTACAAGACGCCGGGCGATGCAACGAGTGGTGTCCTCTTCGGGGTGCAGGACGAGCCCCTCGGTGAGCATGGCGAGCCGAATGAAGCCATTCAGGGCTACGCCTTCCGCCTGTGCCTGACGAAGGACCCCGCGAACCGCATTCCTATCACCAAGCCGGACAACTACGATTCCGCGCACCATGAACTGCAGCGCCGCTATCTCGCCGCAGGAGGTGGCATTCCCGGACCGCACTCCTCCATTCCCAACGGCAAGACGGATCCCGGCTCGTGGCATTCACTCGCCGGAAATTTCACGGGGTGGAATCATCACTACCCGACAGCCAGCTATGCGGAACGCGAGAAGATGGTGAAGAACAGCCGCGACTACATCCAGGGAGTGTACTGGTTCATGGTGAATGATCCCGCAGTACCGGAGAAAATACGGAAGCTGTGGGAGGGCTGGGGCCTGTGCCGCGATGAATTCACGGACAACGGTGGCTGGCCCCGCATCTTCTATGTGCGCAATGGGCGCCGCATGGTGAGTGACTTCGTGCTCACGGAGGCGCACGTGCGCAAAGAGAATCCCGCACCCGTGGAGGACTCGGTCGGCCTCATTTGGTGGCCGCCGGATCTGCACCATGCCCGCCGCCTTGTGAAGGATGGAGCGGTCTGGAACGAAGGCGCGGTGTTCGATGCTTCCAAGACTGCCGACTGGATTCCGTGTGGCATTCCCTATCGCTCCCTCGTTCCCAAGGCCAGTGAGTGCACGAACCTTCTCACACCCACGTGCCCGTCATCCAGCTATGTATCGTATGGTGCCTATCGTATCGAATTCATCTTCATGGTGGCGGGACAATCTGCTGCCACTGCTGCCGTGGTGGCAGTGGACGAAGGCTTGTCGGTGCAGAAAGTCAGTTACACAAAACTGCGTGAGCGCCTCCTCAAGGACGGACAGGTGCTTGCCGAGCCGGAGAAATAA
- a CDS encoding polysaccharide pyruvyl transferase family protein yields the protein MNRRHFLQTALASAALPSLASAQEVTAKVKKRILLRSSWQTVNIGDIAHTPGMLHLLEKHLPEYDVTLWPSSVDNGVAEMLMKRFPKLKIMGSTAEAKKEAFETHDFLLHGSGPGIVGQKSILEWTEKTGKPYGIGGVTWSGGATDKGEGVKVISGAKFAFFRDSVSLELAKSKGATSPIMEFGPDATFACDLVNDEPAAAWLKEVGLEDGKFVCCIPKLRNTPYWEIKKGVKFDEKKNARNEEMKEHDIAPLRNAVIAVVQQTPMKVLLCPEDASQMKLNKEMIYDKLPEDVKKKVVWRQDYWLTDFAQSVYNRSAGLFGNEQHSPIMCIGHGIPAIVCRYKEQTSKGFMWKDIGLGEWLFDHDFDEAEKGLTPAVLAIVNDPATAKAKAAKGKAVADDRMKRMMDVLRAELEA from the coding sequence ATGAATCGTCGCCACTTCCTCCAGACTGCCCTTGCCTCCGCTGCCCTGCCGTCCCTCGCTTCCGCCCAGGAAGTGACAGCAAAGGTGAAGAAGCGCATCCTGCTGCGCTCTTCGTGGCAGACGGTGAACATCGGCGACATTGCCCACACCCCTGGCATGCTGCATCTGCTGGAGAAGCATCTTCCGGAGTATGACGTGACCCTCTGGCCCAGCAGCGTGGACAACGGTGTCGCGGAGATGCTGATGAAGCGCTTCCCCAAGCTGAAGATCATGGGCAGCACCGCCGAGGCAAAGAAGGAAGCCTTCGAAACGCATGACTTCCTGCTGCATGGCTCCGGCCCAGGCATTGTCGGGCAGAAGTCGATCCTCGAGTGGACCGAGAAGACGGGCAAGCCCTACGGCATCGGTGGCGTGACGTGGAGTGGCGGTGCCACGGACAAGGGCGAAGGCGTGAAAGTGATCAGCGGTGCGAAGTTCGCCTTCTTCCGCGACTCCGTTTCGCTGGAACTGGCGAAGTCCAAGGGTGCCACCAGTCCCATCATGGAGTTCGGCCCGGACGCGACCTTTGCCTGCGATCTCGTGAATGACGAGCCGGCCGCTGCGTGGCTCAAGGAAGTAGGGCTGGAGGACGGCAAGTTCGTCTGTTGCATCCCGAAGCTGCGCAACACGCCCTACTGGGAAATCAAGAAAGGCGTGAAGTTCGACGAGAAGAAGAATGCCCGGAATGAGGAGATGAAGGAGCATGACATCGCTCCGTTGCGGAATGCCGTCATCGCCGTGGTGCAGCAGACACCGATGAAGGTGCTGCTCTGCCCCGAAGACGCCAGCCAGATGAAGCTGAACAAGGAGATGATCTACGACAAGCTTCCCGAGGACGTGAAGAAGAAGGTCGTGTGGCGGCAGGACTACTGGCTCACCGACTTTGCCCAAAGCGTTTACAACCGCAGCGCGGGCCTTTTTGGCAACGAGCAGCACAGCCCCATCATGTGCATTGGCCACGGCATCCCGGCGATAGTTTGCCGTTACAAGGAACAGACCAGCAAGGGTTTCATGTGGAAGGACATCGGTCTGGGTGAGTGGCTCTTCGATCACGATTTCGATGAGGCAGAGAAAGGCCTCACACCTGCTGTGCTGGCGATTGTGAATGATCCTGCGACCGCGAAGGCCAAAGCTGCCAAAGGCAAAGCCGTGGCAGATGACCGCATGAAGCGCATGATGGATGTGCTGCGTGCTGAGTTGGAGGCTTAG
- a CDS encoding NADPH-dependent assimilatory sulfite reductase hemoprotein subunit, whose amino-acid sequence MSEKKLSANEGIKTRSNYLRGTIAEGLADLSTGSLSEDDQQLLKFHGSYQQDDRDLRPDRRKHRLEKAFSFMLRIRLPGGVATPHQWLETDRMAMQYANETIKLTTRQAFQLHGVIKSNLKRTIKEINDCAMDTIAACGDVNRNVMCNPNPFLSSVHAEVIQAARDISAHLTPQTRAYHEIWLDGEKMTTTEEEQEPIYGKTYLPRKFKITIAVPPSNDVDIFANDLSFIAIVENGKVVGYNVAIGGGMGMTHGNEATYPRIADVIGYCPAEKVVDVAEKVVLVQRDYGDRTDRKHSRLKYTVQDYGVDWFLKQINSYLGYDLEPTRPYHFEDNGDRYGWVEDEAGNFHFTLFVSGGRVLDTPTYPMLTGLREIAKIHDGDFRLTANQNLMIANVSAKKRAEVEALLEKYGMHRAHEQSAMRLATIACVALPTCGLALAEAERYLPEVITNLEEKLEEYGLRHDAITVRMTGCPNGCGRPFISEIGFVGRGPDRYNVYLGGGHAGQRLSKLYRQDVAAGEIIDLLSPILKRYAKEADEGEHFGDFVIRTGYVNATVQGDDFHKNIKPEATATAG is encoded by the coding sequence ATGTCAGAAAAGAAACTCTCCGCCAACGAAGGCATCAAGACCCGCTCCAACTACCTGCGAGGCACGATCGCAGAAGGTCTGGCGGATCTGTCTACCGGATCGCTTTCGGAGGATGACCAGCAGTTGCTGAAGTTCCACGGCAGCTACCAGCAGGACGACCGTGACCTGCGTCCGGACCGCCGCAAGCACCGCCTGGAGAAGGCCTTCTCCTTCATGCTGCGCATCCGCCTGCCCGGAGGTGTGGCCACACCGCACCAGTGGCTGGAGACGGACCGCATGGCCATGCAGTACGCGAATGAGACCATCAAGCTCACCACGCGCCAGGCCTTCCAGCTCCACGGCGTGATCAAGTCGAACCTGAAGCGCACCATCAAGGAGATCAATGACTGCGCCATGGATACCATCGCGGCGTGCGGCGACGTGAACCGCAACGTGATGTGCAATCCGAATCCCTTCCTCTCCTCCGTGCATGCGGAAGTGATCCAGGCGGCACGCGACATCTCCGCGCACCTCACTCCGCAGACCCGTGCCTACCACGAGATCTGGCTGGATGGTGAGAAGATGACGACGACTGAAGAGGAACAGGAGCCTATCTATGGCAAGACCTACCTCCCGCGTAAGTTCAAGATCACCATCGCGGTGCCTCCGAGCAACGACGTGGACATCTTCGCCAATGACCTGTCCTTCATCGCCATCGTCGAGAACGGCAAGGTCGTCGGCTACAATGTTGCCATCGGTGGTGGCATGGGCATGACTCATGGCAATGAAGCCACCTATCCGCGCATTGCCGATGTCATCGGCTACTGCCCGGCGGAGAAGGTCGTGGATGTCGCGGAGAAGGTGGTCCTGGTGCAGCGCGACTACGGTGACCGCACCGATCGCAAGCACTCCCGTCTGAAGTACACCGTGCAGGACTACGGCGTGGATTGGTTCCTCAAGCAGATCAACTCCTACCTCGGCTACGATCTGGAGCCGACTCGTCCTTACCACTTTGAGGACAACGGCGACCGCTACGGCTGGGTGGAGGATGAAGCGGGTAATTTCCACTTCACGCTCTTCGTCTCCGGTGGCCGCGTGCTGGACACGCCCACCTATCCCATGCTCACCGGTCTGCGTGAGATCGCCAAGATTCATGACGGCGACTTCCGCCTGACCGCGAACCAGAATCTCATGATCGCCAATGTCTCCGCGAAGAAGCGCGCGGAGGTGGAGGCACTCCTGGAAAAGTACGGCATGCATCGCGCCCATGAGCAGAGCGCCATGCGCCTGGCCACCATCGCGTGCGTGGCCCTGCCCACTTGCGGCCTGGCCCTCGCGGAAGCAGAGCGCTATTTGCCGGAAGTCATCACGAACCTTGAGGAGAAGCTCGAGGAGTATGGCCTGCGTCACGATGCCATCACCGTCCGCATGACGGGCTGCCCGAACGGTTGCGGTCGCCCCTTCATCTCGGAGATCGGCTTCGTGGGTCGCGGTCCGGACCGGTACAATGTGTACCTCGGTGGTGGCCATGCCGGTCAGCGCCTGAGCAAGCTCTACCGTCAGGACGTGGCCGCAGGCGAGATCATCGACCTGCTGTCACCCATCCTGAAGCGCTATGCGAAGGAAGCCGATGAAGGCGAGCACTTCGGTGACTTCGTCATCCGCACCGGGTATGTAAATGCCACTGTGCAGGGCGACGACTTCCACAAGAACATCAAGCCCGAGGCCACCGCTACGGCTGGTTGA
- a CDS encoding diflavin oxidoreductase: MLPEHSPFSPDQRRILQDLLAGFSPAQRFWLGGYLSAGDPAGSAPAAPVAGPKLTVLYGTESGNSEKLADLTVKEAKKRGFSATAKNMSDLAVADLGKVENLLVIVSTWGDGDPPETAVAFHKDLMSTSLTFPKLRYSVCALGDTSYERFCQTGKDVDARLESLGATRLSPRQDCDVDYEDSHRSWLTAALEAFGPVAGATGGAAAAPAFGGFSFAPSATVYDRKNPFAAELSERVLLNGRGTAKETWHYEISLEGSGISYEPGDALAIVPQNAPDVVEGILKAAKLTGTEAVELNGSGTKSLAEALRDDLDITALSKQVLTKLQAFTKSKNLTKLLAEDSKDQLKDYLWGRWIADAIADFLPKGLSAADLVSALRKLPSRLYSIASSPLAHPGEVHLTVSSVRYNAHGQPRKGVASTYLADLVGTGDRVGVYANENKNFRLPASGDTPVIMIGPGTGVAPFRAFVEHRAALGHAGKSWLFFGDQRYMYDFLYQVEWQEHLKNGALSKLDVAFSRDQPEKVYVQHRMHDRAAELYAWLQEGAHLYVCGDASRMAHDVNEALLDIVAKQGGKSKEAAEAYVEELKKAKRYQRDVY; the protein is encoded by the coding sequence ATGCTTCCTGAGCACTCACCGTTCTCCCCTGACCAGCGCCGGATCCTCCAGGATCTCCTGGCCGGCTTCTCCCCTGCGCAACGCTTCTGGCTGGGTGGTTACCTCTCCGCTGGCGATCCCGCTGGCTCGGCCCCCGCAGCTCCTGTGGCTGGCCCGAAACTGACGGTGCTGTACGGCACGGAATCTGGAAACTCAGAAAAACTCGCGGATCTCACCGTGAAGGAGGCGAAGAAGCGCGGCTTCTCCGCGACGGCCAAGAACATGTCCGACCTCGCGGTGGCAGACCTCGGCAAGGTGGAGAACCTGCTCGTGATCGTGAGCACCTGGGGTGATGGCGACCCGCCGGAGACGGCCGTTGCCTTCCACAAGGACCTGATGAGCACCTCGCTCACCTTCCCGAAGCTGCGCTACTCCGTGTGCGCGCTGGGGGATACGTCCTACGAACGCTTCTGCCAGACGGGCAAGGACGTGGATGCACGCCTGGAATCTCTCGGCGCGACCCGCCTTTCGCCGCGTCAGGATTGCGACGTGGACTATGAGGACTCGCATCGCAGCTGGCTCACGGCCGCGCTGGAGGCCTTTGGCCCGGTGGCTGGTGCGACTGGCGGCGCTGCTGCGGCTCCTGCTTTTGGCGGCTTCTCCTTCGCTCCCTCCGCGACGGTCTATGATCGCAAGAATCCCTTCGCGGCTGAGCTCTCCGAGCGCGTGCTGCTGAATGGCAGGGGCACGGCCAAGGAAACGTGGCACTATGAAATCTCGCTGGAAGGTTCCGGCATTTCGTATGAGCCGGGTGACGCCCTGGCCATCGTCCCGCAGAATGCGCCGGACGTCGTCGAGGGCATCCTCAAGGCTGCCAAGCTGACCGGTACGGAAGCGGTGGAACTCAATGGCAGCGGCACCAAGTCGCTGGCCGAGGCGCTGCGCGATGATCTGGACATCACGGCTCTCTCCAAGCAGGTGCTGACGAAGCTGCAGGCCTTCACCAAGTCCAAGAATCTCACCAAGCTGCTCGCGGAAGATTCCAAGGACCAGCTCAAGGATTACCTCTGGGGCCGCTGGATTGCCGATGCGATTGCGGATTTCCTGCCGAAGGGCCTCTCCGCGGCGGATCTCGTCTCCGCGCTGCGCAAGCTGCCCTCCCGCCTGTATTCCATCGCCTCCAGCCCGCTGGCGCATCCCGGCGAAGTGCACCTCACGGTGTCCTCCGTGCGCTACAATGCGCATGGCCAGCCTCGCAAGGGTGTGGCTTCCACCTACCTCGCGGATCTCGTGGGCACCGGCGACCGCGTGGGTGTGTATGCGAATGAGAACAAGAACTTCCGCCTGCCTGCCTCCGGTGACACGCCGGTGATCATGATTGGACCCGGCACGGGTGTGGCACCCTTCCGCGCCTTTGTGGAGCATCGTGCGGCCCTCGGCCACGCGGGCAAGTCCTGGCTCTTCTTCGGCGACCAGCGCTACATGTATGACTTCCTCTACCAGGTCGAGTGGCAGGAGCACCTGAAGAACGGTGCCCTCTCGAAATTGGATGTCGCCTTCTCCCGTGACCAGCCGGAGAAAGTGTATGTGCAGCACCGCATGCATGACCGCGCTGCGGAACTGTATGCCTGGCTGCAGGAGGGCGCACACCTCTATGTGTGCGGTGATGCCTCCCGCATGGCCCATGACGTGAACGAAGCGCTCCTGGACATCGTCGCCAAGCAGGGCGGCAAGTCCAAGGAGGCTGCCGAAGCCTACGTCGAAGAACTCAAGAAGGCCAAACGCTACCAGCGCGACGTGTACTAA